GAACCAGAGCTGccaaagggaaggaggagggtccCCATGTTCTAAAGGTCTCACCGCCCAGCAGACGAATCCTCACCGCATCCCCTTCCCCGGCTGGAGGCTGTGTTAAGAACCTCCGGCCGCCAGGACCCTCACCTCGCCCTCCTCCAGCACCGCACAGGACACTCAGCCTACAGAGAGTCGCCATGTCGCTCCTGAAGGCTCAAGGTCATCCAGCAACCCGGAAGCAGTCATACGACAACATCCACCCCGCGACGCCGAAAGAAAACGAGAAGGAAAACGCCGGGTGAACCGGAAGTCGGGGTTGGCACGGGCCCGCCGCACATGCGCACACAGCTTGTCGGGAGGTCCCGAGCCTGAGGCGAACAATGGCGGAGCTAGGTGAGGCGGACGAAGCGGAGTTGCAGCGCCTGGTGGCGGCCGAACAGCAGAAGGCGCAGTTCACTGCACAGGTGCGGGGACAGGGACCAGTATGAAAAGAGGGTGAAGTACAGGTCCCGGGCACCCGCGGAGCTCTGAACGCTGGCGGCGCGGGGCGGCCGCCCGATGCTCCGTGCCTGCAGCGCCCTGTTCTGCTCACAGAAGAAACCAGTCTCAGGCCTGCCGCTGGTGACCCGTAGTGCTCAGGTGCCCTCTAAGCAAGCCTAGCGTGGGGGAAAGAGAAGGTGTAAAGCGAAGAAGAAAGGTTCCGGCGACGCAAGGGCATGGGAGCCTAACTCGGCGGCGAGCTGTCTGGGCTGGCGTTCGGAAGATCCGGGTTCTCATCTTGCTTCTGCCCCTTACAGGCCACGTGCCCCTACACAGAAGACCCATCCACTCTTAAGTCTTGGTTTCGCAGTCGCCCGCTGCCTCACTGGAAGTCGAGGATCATATGCAATAACTATTTGGAAACGATAGAGCAGTAGAGCGTTATTGGATAAAAGTGGGCTCTGAAGTAGTCGGTCTAGACTATTAGTTTAAAACGAGAGTTAAGGAGCATGGTTCCAACCCCGGCGTTGCCCCTTactagctgcgtgaccttgggctaATTACTTAACCCTGCCTCTTAAACGGAAGTGACAGTCATTTTTAGGACCGCAGAAAGGATTGACTGAATGCTTAGTACCCAGCCTCCCAAAAGAGCTAAGCCTTTGGTAAATGGTTATTCCCCTCTTTTGGGAGGAGTAGGGGTGGTGGGAAGGGGAGAGTTAGCGGAAGATAAGTAGCAAGAGTCCTGGTTAGAAATCTTTGGGTCCTGAACATCATTAAAGTGCACACATCTCGTGTGCGCTTTTCTGTAGATTGGGTCCATAACCTTCATCGGATTTTCAGATATACCCATGACCCCAAAAAGGTTAAGAACTTAAGAACTAGTTTAGAATGAAATGAGTGGTTTGGGGGAATTAATTGGTACCATAGCTTCCCAGCTTATGCTGGTGCTAGtttggaaatataaaagaagGTATTAATCCTGCCTGAAATTTTACAATCTGATTAAGGAAGTGACACAACTAGAAAATAATAGACAGTGCTCTCAAGGAGGTAATAATTTAAACGGTGTAAAAATCTTTAGGGAGGAGTATTGAGAGTCAAGTTGAGTATGCTCTGTGTGGATCTCACTGCAACCGATGGGTTGAGTGTTAAATAAGGGAGTGCTCTCAGTGGCTAACAGAGAAACTGATGCATTAGGGCGACTTGATGgaaagcacatattttttaattactaaggaggagaaaaatagaaaaggagaggATAAAAGGACTTGCAATATAGGGATGAGGAGTTGGGCCATATTGGTGACAAATTAGGAAGTGGGAAAGAGTCAAAGAATGGTTTAGTCAGGtgacaatgagaaaaaaagagaaggaaataaaaatgatagagTTAGGCCTATCTGCAGACCCCACGTGGTTAccgtttttctttcctcttaggtGCATCACTTCATGGAGCTATGTTGGGACAAATGTGTGGAGAAGCCAGGGAATCGCCTGGACTCCCGCACGGAACACTGTCTCTCTAGCTGTGTGGACCGCTTCATTGACACTACGCTTGCTATCACCAGTCGGTTTGCCCAGATTGTACAGAAAGGAGGGCAGTAGGCCTTCCCCTCGGAGAATGACCACGGAAGCAGCAAAGGACTTATTATTAAGCAGATTTTGAAGGGCCACTGGGGGAAGGTTGTCAGCCCGTTGTCAGGTTAACTTCAGGCTGTTACCAAGCCTGTTGGTGCTAAAAAGTAACAGATCAAATGTTCAAaaagtgacatttatttattgggaATTCAGAAATTCCATCTTGTATCACAacaattattcaataaatgtgaattctccaacttttttttttaagttccattttAGGATTTAATATATAGATCTCTGATTGGCAGGAACATTAGAAACAAATGTTCCAAGGCCAGTAGTGCAAATGAGAGATCTTAGGTTTTGAAGAGCCACGCTAAGCCATACTTAAGGGGGCTGAAAGAACCATCAAGCCTTAGCCTAAGGCATAGAAGAGAATTTGGGGTTGAGAAAGGTGAAGAACagaaaacagctttattgcttaTACATGACCAAGAAAAGGTAAACATGGCAAACAAAACAGGCAAGATGTGTATTCACTGGGAAAGAGGCCTGCTAGCATGAGAGGAAGGGAAGGTCAAGACCCAAACAGAACCAACTTCCTGGAGAAGCCTTGTTCCAATGGCCCATCTCCCTGAGTCTGTGCTTAGAATCAGTACTCTTATAGCACAGaaacaatgctttaaaaaaaaaaatacatgcagaaaaCTCCTTCCCACAAAGATTTCACTTGCTCCAAGAACAAAACAATTGCTTTAGGTTAAGAGGTAGTAATTATAGACTGTTCCTCCCTGCTTGGGCCCCTAATAATCCCAAAGGTAAAAATATACACCATGGGACATCAACAATTGAGTACCAAAgtattaatatttcaaataaatatcccAAAAGGTAGCACCTGTTTATAGTCGAGGGATAGGGAACCTCTGGCCAACCGCGTATTTTATGACTAAGCATTTTACTAGAAATGTGTTGTGTAAAGAGAACAAATTTAATAGTTTAGAACTACAAAATATTACCTCGTGGAATGTTGTCATAGTTAAAGTCTATTGCTGGTGTCGTACACGCTCATGCTACCATGAAGTATTTCTGTATTACACATGGGGAAAGTAAGGCCAGGGAGGTTGACTTACCTGCTCCAGACCTCATAACCAATGAATGGCAGAACCAAGACCAAAAGTCTGAGCTTTCAAGCTTTCTACTCAGCCCATGAAGTgacaaccagaaaaaaacaatGTCACTTGATCTGccttaatgaaaaaaattcatttgtgtTCTGCCAGCTTTCTTCCAGCgatatgttgtttttttaaaaattaacagagcAGGGATCACAGTATATAGCAAAGGGAAATAACAAGGTCTCTGCTTGGTGCTTTAATCCAAAGGCAGACTAGGAAGAAATGAACATGTCCCTGAGAAGCCTATTTCATTTTGGAACTGATTCAACCTAGTTTCAGGGAGAATCTAAAGTTCGTTAACAGATTAAGAAGTGAACAAGAAAGATATTTAAGTGCCTGTTGCTGCCCTGAATCCTGTTCAGAGCACCATTAGACAAGACAGCATGACTGAAGCCTAATTCTTCCTCATCTGGTTGAGGACTCACCTAAGACAACTGAAGGAATAATTCTGAACACAAGTCCATTTAGGCAATAAACAATGGAACTAGAAAACCTTTTACTATCTGATTACCTTGTTTAGGGGTGTACTGAGTGTAGCCACAGACCCTGTCCAGCAGGGAAATTTGACAACCCTAGTGTCCACCAATAACAGCTGTCTATAGATGTTATCATGAATGGAAAATGTTTGTTCTTATGCTCATTTCCTCATTAAGTAAACTCAACCACACCTGTGGGgccaaaaatacagaaagaaagataaagcaCCAAGGCTACAGTCAAAAAAAGTCAAGTTGTGGCACCTACCACATAGACAAGAGCAACATGATGTTCCCTTATCACACCATTCTGTGCAGCACTAGTTCCAATCCATCTCTTGACCTCAGCCCTTGCTTTCCCCATATTCAACATTCCAATTGGTATACCCAGGTCATTACTGGATTCAGCTTTCTGGGCCCTTTAATTTGCTGCATATGCACTCTACGCTAAATGTGATTAATCACAAAAAATAATCGCTTCAAGAAACcttcataacaaaataacagaTTCCCTATTAACAAGAGGATCAAATTTAACAGGCCAAAACAGAAGACCAGAAGTCTGTGAGAACATATATAGATGGCACAGGACAGCTCAGACCTCAGGCTCCCCTGTGCTGAGCAACAGAGTCACTGGCCAATCCCCAGGGTGTAAGAGCTGTAAATATCCAGAGTCATGCAGGAAACAAGAATGCTTCTTTCTCATTTAGTCATCCTCTGAACTCTCGGCAGACCTTTCATCTATAGCCACTTTCCAATTTGTGCGTTTGTTTGTCCTCTCCTGTATTTCATTGTTAACTACAGGGATGTgggcttttttctctctctttttccttttggttttcttaGTGTCGCTTTCCTCACTTTCTTCAGAACTGCTGGATGCAGAATCATCTGACTGGGAAGTGTCACTTTCTGCCTCTAAGAATAAAGCAGATTTCTTGAGAGACTTTTTCCTGGATTTTTTCTTGCGCTTATGtggttgtttccttttcttggtaCTAGAAGCCCCAGTTTCTTCTGAGAATTCGCTTAAGGAATCTGCTGTTATATCTGTggcttcctttttgcttttcttctgttttctgtgtgacttttttttctgcttttttttgtgGGATTTCTTTGACTTCttgtgtttgtgagattcatgAGTAGATGACTTTATCTGGGGAGATGTTTTCTTCCCATTGGTAATATCTTGCTGATCACtactaataaaaaagaaaaactgctttactatagaaaataaaaagtatatttatataatttttacgTTCTGCTTTCTAGATGGGAAGTTGGGGTTAACATCTGAATTTTAAATCAAAGTTTTGATATAAGGTTACTATGAGACTTTATCACTGagtttttgtttcctcatctttaaaacaaagataaaaattctaCTCTGCCATACTGAGTTACTGTATGGAGTAGTATATATAAACCCTACATACTATAAATATGCCAGATATCAATCTGGGAAAGGCAAAATACCAATCATCTCCCAACTAATCACCTATTATCTCTCTGGTTACATTTTTAATGGCAAATGCCATATACTTTGTAAAAATTAGGAATTctggacttacctggtggtccagtgggtaagactccaagtgtccaacacagggggcccgggttcgtttcctggtcagggaactagaccccacatgcatgccgcaactatgAGTCGGCATGCTGGAACTAaagagcctgcctgcagcaactaagacccagtgcagccaaaacaaataaaaactactaAAGTGAGTTTgtgaatcatttatacatatatccactctttttttctttaataaattatttatttattggctgcattgggtcttcattgctttgcacaggctttctctagttgtggcaagtgggagctactcttcgttgtggagcacgagcttctcagtgcggtggcttctgttgcggagcacaggctctgtgcacataggcttcagtagctgtggtgcatgggcttagttgctccgtggtgtttgggatcttcccggaccagggatcaaacccgtgtcccctgcactggcaggcagactcttaatcactgcgccaccagggaagcccctatacaaatatccactctttaaaaaaaaaaaattaggaactcAATTTATAATTCAGGCTTTGTACTAATCTTAGTTTCTAACTGTTTTCAGTTAGCCCACTTGCCTTACCTGTCTGTTTCAAATTCTTCAGGGTATAACTCTTTATATCCACTGTGACCCCACctgtaaaataacattttattacatGTACTGTTAAAGCAATgcatacatttcttaaaaattaaagacaaattagacttacaagtatatacatacacagacatacacagaaaaaaagatatagtAGAGCCAACACCACATTTATAGCTCAGTAACTTAGTGGAGTACAGAAAATGTAACCAACTATCATTTCAGACACAAAGGATTCTTCTGTCCATTTATGAGAAAACTTGCCATTCTCTTCCTTAAGAAACACCATGGAACTCTTATTATACTCTGCTCTTTAGCTATGAAGTACTTCTCCAAAAACACTTCATAACATAAATGCTGTCTACTTTGCgacaactttttttaaataacaactttattgagatataattcatatacaataaaattcattcttttaaagtatacaattcagtggcttttagtatattcagagttgtgcaaccatcaccactatctaatttcagaacatttcttcactccaaaaagaaaaatccattagCAGTCGCTCCATTCCTCCATTTCCTGTAGCccatggcaaccactaatctactttctatctctacaGAATCATAtgatgtggccttttgtgtctggcttttttcacccagcatgttttcaaggttcccccatgttgtagcatgtatcagtactttattccttttactgCCAAATAACAATCC
The genomic region above belongs to Hippopotamus amphibius kiboko isolate mHipAmp2 chromosome 9, mHipAmp2.hap2, whole genome shotgun sequence and contains:
- the NKAPD1 gene encoding uncharacterized protein NKAPD1 isoform X1, with product MSRVPLGKVLLRNVIRHTDAHNKIQEESDMWKIRELEKQMEDAYRGTKRKMLPSSSSRMRSDGFDEESQRDYWRPKNEISGALDDDFLKPKSWNKKLYDYEANMPDRWGHSGYKELYPEEFETDSSDQQDITNGKKTSPQIKSSTHESHKHKKSKKSHKKKQKKKSHRKQKKSKKEATDITADSLSEFSEETGASSTKKRKQPHKRKKKSRKKSLKKSALFLEAESDTSQSDDSASSSSEESEESDTKKTKRKKREKKAHIPVVNNEIQERTNKRTNWKVAIDERSAESSEDD
- the NKAPD1 gene encoding uncharacterized protein NKAPD1 isoform X2, translated to MSRVPLGKVLLRNVIRHTDAHNKIQEESDMWKIRELEKQMEDAYRGTKRKMLPSSSSRMRSDGFDEESQRDYWRPKNEISGALDDDFLKPKSWNKKLYDYEANMPDRWGHSGYKELYPEEFETDSDQQDITNGKKTSPQIKSSTHESHKHKKSKKSHKKKQKKKSHRKQKKSKKEATDITADSLSEFSEETGASSTKKRKQPHKRKKKSRKKSLKKSALFLEAESDTSQSDDSASSSSEESEESDTKKTKRKKREKKAHIPVVNNEIQERTNKRTNWKVAIDERSAESSEDD
- the TIMM8B gene encoding mitochondrial import inner membrane translocase subunit Tim8 B, encoding MAELGEADEAELQRLVAAEQQKAQFTAQVHHFMELCWDKCVEKPGNRLDSRTEHCLSSCVDRFIDTTLAITSRFAQIVQKGGQ